The Triticum urartu cultivar G1812 chromosome 6, Tu2.1, whole genome shotgun sequence genome includes the window TTTAACAAAAAAATATTTAGAAACTACATTCATATATGTATCCAATGATCTGCTTTTGATGAGATATATCACATTTTTAGTTAGTCAAATTCACCCTAGAACTACGCGCATGTCCTATGCACCGAGACCAAGGGAGTACTGGGTATTCCATCCATGCACTGGCAAGAAGCACAGCTCATGTCCTTTTCCTAGCCCTCGACTTCTTGCTCATTGCGCTGGCTCTCGGTGTGGTTTTTGTTGTGACAGCAGCAGATGGATCGGGGGCAGAGGCGCCTTCCCCCGCCGATTGCCTGCACATTTGGAAACAGCAAAACGAATCATCTCATATGAAATTCTCCGGCTGCAAGTCTACATTGTGAAGCAGGTACAAATCGACTTGGACTATATTCAGTCTGGCTTCTGGTCACAGGTCATGCACTTTGATTCAGTGCACAAGGTATTTAGAAGGCCTCAAAAGCTCGGTGGTCTAACCTGCCAACCTCCTCAACTCGCTCGAGGAAAGGGTCGACGCTATCCATGTAGGTGTTGAACTACACAAAGAATTAATATATTAGCACATATAGATATATTTTTGAAAAGATGCATGCTTTATTAATGATTTTACGAAGCAGTCTTCTAACTCAGACCTACCGCCTTCACAATGCTGTTGAATTTTGCATGAATTTTCTGCTGTTCTGCTGTGGCAGCAGTCCTTGATGAAGCAGCTTCCGAACACAAATTTGAAGCCTATGTGGTGTCATAAAGAAATGCAATATGTCAGTTATTTTCAGGCAAAAAAGATATAGTTGACGAAAAAATGTCACTAAATCTGCAGTGTTTAACAGTCAAAGAGATGGACAGCTAGTATCATGTTTCTGCACAAACAGCGGCAATAAATGCTAGTAAGGCCTCACAAGGATCACCAAATTTAATGATATTCTCATTTTAAAATGATTTTAAGTTCGAACAAGCAATATATTCAGAATAAGAACATCACCTTAGCGATCGTTGCCTCTACTTTCTTTTCTCTAGGTTCAAGGCACCGCAGTTTACCCTCAGTCTCGGAGCTCAAAGCACCCAGCTTCTGATTTTCATCTGCTATTATTTGATTCCTTTCTTTCACTTTCCCCTTGAGACGCTCCTCCATTTCATGTACTGGTTGGAAGGGATTAATGCAAAAATGTGAGGGAAATAATAACTCTCAGAAAGGGAGCAACATAAAATACTTGAGCAGTACTAACAAAATATAATTTAGAAATTAGGAAGATACCTTTTCCTTGCCAATCAACAATCTGTGCGTCGAATGACATAACTGATACACTTTCATCATTAAGCTTTGCTTTGCGAGCTTTAACTTCCTTTTCAACTGTTTTAGCAGCAACAAGCTAGTAGCAACAGAAAGTAAAAGAGTTAGACCATTCTCGTCATTCAATCAATCCAGCTATGGAATTCAATCATGCCTTAGCTGTTCTTACCTGTTCATGTACATCCTGGATTTTAGAGTGTTGTTTCGTCAGTTTTTCATGAGCCTGCGAGATGGAGATAGTTTAGAACGGGATTACAGGGGTATCTACTGGTTAAGCACAACTAGGGGCAGCAGTAAGTGCCACTCTGATACAAAGTAGCACCACCAGGCACCAGCTGTACCAAACGGATAATCCAAAATATCAAAGAGATATATCATACGAGGAAACTAAATTGTCCTGGGAAACACATGTAGCCAATCGATTCTTTATCAAATTCCAAGGAAGAGAGTCTGAAATCAGTTGTCGTGGTCAATGTTCATAAGCAAAACACCTTCTAGAACTGGCATATTCTGATGAAAAGTGGAATTGGAATACCTTGTTGCGTATCTCCAAAGCGGCAGATTTCTCTTGATCATTTTGCATTGCTATTTTCTCAGACTCTTTCAACTTAGCACGGGCTGATTTCTTCTCTTCCAAGGCCCTCTTTAATAGGAAATAAAATCCAGAGTCAGGTATGCAAGCTTATACAGATCCCTTATAATGATAATGCCTTTATTAGTCCAAATTGTATTCAGTAAATCACAGGTTAACCAGGCCGTACATCTGGTAGGCTTGATATTGAACCAAATGATAGGATttcagcccccccccccccccccccccccccacgagCCGAAATGCATGGAAAAATTAATTTAGCAAGTCAACCAGGCCATTTGTGCAGATATGCAGTCACCTAGTACTAGGCAGGTTATGCAGATATGCATGGAAAAATTAAGGTAGCAGGTCAACCAGGCTGTTTATGCAGATATGCAGTCACCTAGTACTAGCCAGATTACAAGTCCAAGTAAATAGGTAATTCCTCGTATAGTCACTAATTCACAACAACATCAGGTCATCGGACAAATAGCACCTACCAAATTTGGAACCTAACCTGTTgctacaaataaaataaaattgaaGAGGTCTCACCTGAACTTTTTCTGGGGACTTCACTAATTTGGACATCAATCTGGAGTTTTCTTGGGCATGTTTAGTCAACTCAAAATCAGCCTGGGTTATCTGCAGCAGGAAACATAAATGCAACAAATATAACATTATGCAGCGAGCTCAAACTATCAGCTTAAGTTAGCGAGAGCAATATATCAGATGTTCAATATTCTCATTCACAAAGTATAGCCGAATAACAATTGGTGACGAGCAGATGTTAGTACTCAAGGGTAAATGGCTGATGTATTAAAGACAATGCGCACACAGTTCACTTTGCAGATGGCAAATTGTAGATAGCCTGTCCTATGTGGGGCTGAGGGCTGGAGCATTTCTAATCTACGAAGGAGCTTATGGCTTATCAAAGTCAGATGGAGCAGGAGATGTGTTAGGGCCAATAGCTCCTGGTCTAATAAAATCTATGGCACTGTAATTAAATATAGTACTGCTTAATGTTACAATAACCAATCGCAGATAATGCACCTTGTTGTGATTAAGGCTCATACTTTTTCAAGATACTTTAAACTCCTATTTAGTTTGATATGGCAGATCTCCTGCTTTCAGGTTTCAAAAAGGATCCTATGAGAGATCCGGGTTTATTGGCATCAAAACCAGCTCGAGATTCATCTAGGACATACTTGGAGGCGAGGTTTTTGACCAATTAGCTCTAGCCTTGATCTAGAAGACCAGGATCGAAGCCATGCCAAAGGCACAAGGCTACCACACAAGGCTGTTTATATTCGACCTGATGTGGCAATGTGTGATGCATTTTGATCAGAAACTCCTAGACCATGTAGCATGCTTGGCTCTCAGTAGGGACTATACTTTATTTGCAACTCATGATGCCAGAAATCCACAGAAAATAATTAGTTTTTTGGATGGAGAGAGACACTACAGAAGACACAAGGTAGGAATCAGCACACCTTCCTGTGAATCTCCTCTTTCTTGTCATTGATGACTGCGGCCTTTGCTCGCAGGGCCAGTTGCTGCTTGTTGTAAACCTGAACTTTCTGCTGCAGAGCATTGACGTCCGCTTCCAGTTGCTGGGCCATGGGCTCCTCCATCTGCTCCGCGAGCTCATGATCCCCGATCTCCTTCTGAAGCTGCACGAGAGAAACATGAACGCAACTCTAAGAATCTCCGATCAGCCTGTGGGCATTTCCACGAACAGATTAGCTGTGGAAACTGTGAACAGCGAAGACCTGGGCCATCCTGGCCTTGAGCTCCAGAGTGCGCTCGTGGTAGTCGGGGGTCTCGCTGACGATTGGCTGCAGGAGGGTGACCTTCTCCTCCCTGtagaagaggaagttgatgagGGCGCTGAGGACCTCGACGACGCGGCGCGGGGTGGGGCGGCTGAAGTCGGCGAGCGTGAAGTCCTTGAACTGGATGGAGTCGAGGAAGGCCTGCGACTTGTTGTAGAGGCGTAGCACCCGGATGGCCTCTGCGTGGTGCTCCGGGTTGTCCAGCACCTCCAGGTCGCTGAACCCTAGCAGCCCGTCCTCGCCGTCCCTGCGAAATCCAGCCCGGTGAGCGAGCGAGCGAGGgagtgagggggggggggggggggggggggggggggggggcgaggcGGCATGCTTCTTTTGTTACCCGGGGGCATCGACGAAGGAGTCGAAGAAGCGGGCGAGGACGCCAGGGAGCAGGTCAGGCTGCGGGCTGGCGATGTTCTCGGGGCGGAGGTTGGCGACGGGGGCGATCCCGTACTGGAACAGCTGCTCCGCGATCTCCGCTGGTGACAGTATCGGGAACCCGAAGCCGGACGCCATCGGGTTGCCGACACTCCTACTGCTCCTCCGGCTAGTATATAAAATCATAGCTAAATTAGCACTTAAGGGATAAATCCACTAAAACGGTGACGAGAAGTACACATGTTGGCATCATATACCATTAGCACAACCCAAAACCTAGGATAAAATTTACAACGGCTTGATGGCTATTGGCACACAAAGCGTGAGAGGAAGAACAGGAGAGAAACCGAGTGGCTTACCTATGCCGGAGTCGAAGAAGAAGCGGTCACCGGAGGCGCAGGGAAAACCTGGAGGGGGTGTGCGTTGGTGTGAACCGAGCCACAAAACGGAGCTCCCTCTCCTTAACCGGCTCTTCCACAACTAGGTGAACAGTCCCTTGAGCACGCTTGTGCAGGACCTGCAGTTGGGTGGTGAAGATCAAGGTGCGAGTCCGCTGAGAATGCCAAAGTTTGAATTAGAAATACATGCTGCCGACTAGACAAGAGGTCATGCATTGCAGACAGTAAATATGCACATGGATTGAAAAGAAAACTAATTCCTGCAATTTCAAAGGACATGATAAACATAAACATAGAGAGAGAAGACATGCAACTTGTTATCCTATGCAAAAGTCAGAGGAACTCAGTTCTGAATCATTTCTCCTACACCTTAATATTCTAGTGCAGTTATAGCTGCAAAGTCGCTGTTTTGATGTGAGATTTACGGAGATTGAATAATGGATATTAATTGATCTGGTTTATCGCTAAACAGGAGCAGCACATTGATCTTTTCCCTCGAGCCCGCAACTGATTCAATAATAATCAGGCAATAGGTGGCACTCAAAACTGAAGTAGCTACGGATGCAAAATTGGGAGCAACGGTGACGCAGACCTCTGGTCCCTCCTGTCTCTGCAAATCAAAACTTCGTTTAAGTTTTCAAATGCATGTCTGAAGACCGATATTATTGCATTGTTGTTTGAAGTGTCAACAAGCCATGGAGTGTAAATTTCCATGCCACTACAGCAATGACCCTGCTTGATCTTTTGGCACTTTGTTACTAGATTTCATTTCATTTTACTTAATTGTGATTCAGAAATACTGCAGGGTTGCCCCTGTTTAGATACAAGTTAAGTTTTAGAAGTGACCTTGCAACAAATCAAACTAAATGAATCATTTTCCTCTGTAGATGTTCACTGGTTCAGACTTGATAAGTATGAACCAAGCTGGGAGCTGAGAACTAGGACAGTGAGACAACATTGAACATCATGTCACAATCAAAGCACTCAAAATTTCTGCACTTCATTACCAGCCTCCTACATATTGCAAATCACATAGCACACACACAGATTTAGTGCACGGAGGCAGTGTTCAAGAGACACACTGATGACATGCCGCCTATGGTTGCCGTCATCGTGGAGGTTGACGCCGTGGTTGCGGAGAGCGCTGAGGATGGGCCAGACCTTGGTGTTCAGTAAATGGAGATAGAGTTTTCATAGGTTTGGGAAACCCCAAACCTATGAACTGGACAGGAGGTAATTTGAAACACACAAAGCTAAGTAGACACTAGACAGAAAACGATGTTGTCGCGTAAACGTTCAAATGGGAACATGTAGTGATCCCGTGTCTCGGAAAACAAAAGCTAAATCCTTTGTGTGGGCTAACATAGCAAAACTAATCCAACTATTGAGATGGTTGACAAGTTTGCTCGCAGATATGAATTTAATCTCAAACTGGTCAAGAACCTTGCAGTGGTGCTTTTGCAAAACTGCATTAATATGATTAATGAACATCTGGTTGTGTTGTTTTGCTTTCCCACCACGCCTTGCAGAAGAGAAAGCATAGGAGAGGAAGCAAGTGGCTAAACAAATCCGGAGCAAAGCATGTCAATCAAGTAAGCAAGAATGAGCCcattgtttgtttgtttgtttgcttGCTTCGCAACAAAGAGGACCTAGATCTTGTTTAATAATTTATCCAAGCTTTACTGTTGTTGAGGTGTCGACTAGCTTCAGCGATGTCTGTTGGTAGCTCCTTGGAGATTCTGCTGTTGCACGTTGCAACAAAGAAGAAGCGCAGAATTAATTAAgcatgttggggggggggggggggggggggggggggttaaggGCATGTACAACCCAGGTGCTAACACGGGCGCCTAAAGCATCTCCAACAGCTATCCTAAAATTGGGGACTGGAAAACAGTTTTAGGGCACCAGAAATTTTTCTTCTCCAACAGCTGCCGTAAAATAGGGCACCCAGCCACATCTTTCTTCTCCACAATTGCATACATATTGAAACAAAACATGAACTATGGATAGAATTTAAAATTTGCAAGATCACCACATATCAAATTAAACTTCAAATCCACGTATCAAATTCAAATTGTCCTAAAATTTTGGCCTTCTTCGATTATCAAATATTTTTGACACACAAAAGGGATCTACACTGACAAAGCAACTAGCCAACTAGATCTTTTACATCTGAATATTTTACACGACGGTTCGAGCTAAAGCTGACTACCACAAAGAAGAACAAATTGAGTAAAAACAGGAGTTTAAATAATCCAGCAGTGTAGTATAGAACAAGTAAATGCCAACAATATAAACTGCAACTCTTGAAGAATATAATGTGGCTCTCAAATTAACTCATCAACGTTTCAAATATTACCATGAACAAGCTAAAACAGCAGCAAAATGCATACTCATATGATAGTCTCAGGCAATATCATTCTAAATTTGCAAAGAC containing:
- the LOC125515793 gene encoding kinetochore protein NUF2 homolog, with the protein product MASGFGFPILSPAEIAEQLFQYGIAPVANLRPENIASPQPDLLPGVLARFFDSFVDAPGDGEDGLLGFSDLEVLDNPEHHAEAIRVLRLYNKSQAFLDSIQFKDFTLADFSRPTPRRVVEVLSALINFLFYREEKVTLLQPIVSETPDYHERTLELKARMAQLQKEIGDHELAEQMEEPMAQQLEADVNALQQKVQVYNKQQLALRAKAAVINDKKEEIHRKITQADFELTKHAQENSRLMSKLVKSPEKVQRALEEKKSARAKLKESEKIAMQNDQEKSAALEIRNKAHEKLTKQHSKIQDVHEQLVAAKTVEKEVKARKAKLNDESVSVMSFDAQIVDWQGKVHEMEERLKGKVKERNQIIADENQKLGALSSETEGKLRCLEPREKKVEATIAKASNLCSEAASSRTAATAEQQKIHAKFNSIVKAFNTYMDSVDPFLERVEEVGRQSAGEGASAPDPSAAVTTKTTPRASAMSKKSRARKRT